In one window of Acanthopagrus latus isolate v.2019 chromosome 15, fAcaLat1.1, whole genome shotgun sequence DNA:
- the si:ch211-125o16.4 gene encoding neuroblast differentiation-associated protein AHNAK → MMSGDSKSRSFSESLVLDDTEKGVIITGITDDTIAAETGLQAGDEIVAATIHLDHLNKHEVMNILKVLEPYDNNMKVLTKKELTSADLGSLGFGLKDPVEILNLKKDLSLDASTEAPVVSLDQSRELNTVQGLGGEISGPTLNGDLPSLSLNMPPGLTGPNIKGDLGGNVKAPEVSVATPQVITPSSSLDIKKPEMKTGGLKYKPPVFQMPNFNQSAPDLKPPDFDLNDPDVNLKAMNADIRAPSGKIQWPHLKWKGPKVKRPDADLPALETSLSSPRISGDFSTLDVDCNVPKTDINGPDLHIQTPNLNSETPSKINWPHFKWKKPKPTGPKADLDLDSNLNKPDVDLTVPKVEGGINAPDAEIHLPNPDIKGPNLDMIKTDTEVVAPSGNIQWPHLKWKKPKGPKSDLNLPNQEIDGDIKVHDTELSLPKADLNCPDVDVQAPDCDIDASSDKHWPHLKWKKNKIHGPKTDAKLNADLSTPDVDVSVPKIDGEISTDADIEAPSGKFRMPTFKKPKFQLTGAKVKSPEVDLDAETKLPDLSLSPEASLDGPDVDLNLTKPEVRLTNVDSGPPSEKFKWPTLKKPKWSASGPKAESPGVDLDTDVSALDLSPSAPKTDIEISAKDANLNLPNGPLIETNSTDVPGKFKWFNFKIPKHGTLRGQKDEIDANVKVPDVDLKGPDVNLSAPDVNLSGGVIEAPDSQGLSVSIPNADVDHSGPDLDLGSFDGKLNLPQIKQPKLNIDVNPNVDLKATDLSLPAPQIESWDAPAPDINLPSIDLKNTDVDLQAPEADIRAGLGESPSGHLSVESGIEVPKVNISTPVEDGNISVPAADLGVPKAQGDVKGPDIDVKAPNVDVDLEKSKMPHFKLPKFDFLGSNTKAPKVDISKNLEVSPDLIKASTDGEFSSPHVSASAPEVKTSLSTPELDITADADAEVKGSQKSKLRWPFKLGLKSGSGTDEEGSGVDSETDVSNTEVEVPVFKFHRLPRNSFDGIGGISDTLGLSKLDTEEKDYIVSKGIRLPIVNATSKMGENINIMERLKMAKDKATSANVSPTEAKTDIDLKLDAPEKPESGLGLVAHGISSSDENDKLSLGLSNMLGLSIKDSDTD, encoded by the exons ATGATG agcGGTGACAGCAAGAGTAGAAGTTTTTCAGAAAGCCTGGTCCTAGATGACACTGAGAAAGGAGTCATCATTACAGGAATCACAGATGACACAATTGCTGCAGAGACTGGCCTGCAAGCAG GGGATGAGATTGTTGCAGCCACTATACACCTAGACCATCTCAATAAACATGAAGTGATGAACATCCTGAAGGTCTTGGAGCCATATGATAACAACATGAAGGTTCTGACAAAGAAGGAGCTGACCAGTGCTGACCTTGGCTCCTTGGGATTTGGTCTCAAAGACCCTGTAGAG ATTCTCAACCTAAAGAAAGATCTGTCACTGGACGCATCAACTGAAGCACCAGTTGTCTCTCTTGACCAGAGTAGAGAACTCAATACAGTGCAGGGATTGGGGGGTGAAATAAGTGGTCCTACCCTCAATGGAGACCTTCCCAGTCTTAGTCTGAATATGCCCCCAGGACTGACTGGACCAAATATTAAAGGAGATCTAGGTGGCAACGTCAAAGCACCTGAAGTCAGTGTTGCAACTCCACAGGTCATCACTCCCAGTTCTTCACTTGATATCAAGAaacctgaaatgaaaacaggcgGCTTGAAATACAAGCCCCCAGTGTTTCAAATGCCAAATTTCAATCAGTCAGCACCAGATCTTAAACCTCCAGATTTCGATCTGAATGATCCTGATGTAAATTTGAAAGCCATGAACGCTGATATCAGGGCACCTTCAGGCAAAATCCAGTGGCCCCATCTAAAATGGAAAGGTCCCAAAGTTAAAAGACCAGATGCTGACTTACCTGCACTTGAGACCAGCCTGTCCTCACCAAGGATTAGTGGGGATTTCAGTACACTGGATGTTGACTGTAATGTTCCCAAAACTGACATCAACGGCCCTGATCTACATATTCAAACCCCAAATCTTAACAGTGAGACCCCTAGTAAAATAAACTGGCCTCATTTCAAATGGAAGAAACCCAAACCTACTGGCCCAAAGGCTGATCTGGACTTGGATTCAAACCTGAACAAACCAGATGTTGATCTCACTGTTCCAAAAGTGGAGGGTGGAATAAATGCCCCTGATGCGGAGATACATTTGCCAAATCCTGACATTAAAGGCCCCAATCTAGACATGATAAAAACAGATACCGAAGTGGTGGCTCCATCTGGTAATATCCAGTGGCCTCACCTGAAATGGAAGAAGCCCAAAGGTCCAAAGTCAGACTTAAATCTCCCAAATCAGGAGATTGATGGTGACATTAAAGTACATGATACAGAGTTAAGTCTTCCAAAGGCTGACCTCAATTGCCCTGACGTAGATGTTCAGGCCCCGGACTGTGACATTGACGCTTCATCAGATAAACACTGGCCTCATCtgaagtggaagaaaaacaaaatccatgGCCCCAAAACTGATGCAAAACTAAATGCAGATTTGAGCACACCAGATGTTGACGTTTCTGTTCCGAAAATTGATGGTGAGATTAGCACAGATGCTGACATCGAGGCCCCTTCTGGTAAATTCAGGATGCCAACATTCAAAAAGCCCAAATTCCAGCTTACTGGAGCGAAGGTGAAATCACCAGAAGTTGATCTTGATGCTGAAACAAAACTTCCTGACCTCAGTCTCTCTCCTGAAGCTTCACTTGATGGCCCAGATGTTGACCTGAATTTAACCAAACCTGAGGTTAGATTAACAAATGTAGACAGTGGGCCTCCATCTGAGAAGTTCAAATGGCCCACCCTTAAAAAGCCAAAGTGGTCAGCATCAGGTCCCAAGGCTGAAAGTCCAGGTGTTGATCTCGATACTGATGTTTCAGCACTTGACTTGAGCCCCTCTGCTCCAAAAACTGACATTGAGATAAGTGCAAAGGATGCAAATCTTAATTTACCGAATGGCCCTTTAATAGAGACCAATAGTACAGATGTCCCTGGAAAATTCAAATGGTTCAACTTTAAGATACCCAAACATGGCACACTGAGGGGTCAAAAGGATGAAATTGATGCTAATGTTAAGGTACCAGATGTAGACCTCAAGGGACCTGATGTGAATTTGAGTGCACCAGATGTTAATCTTTCAGGGGGTGTGATTGAGGCTCCAGACTCACAGGGGCTCAGTGTCAGCATACCTAATGCTGATGTAGATCATAGTGGTCCAGATCTGGACCTTGGCTCATTTGATGGCAAGCTTAATTTACCTCAAATTAAACAACCAAAATTGAACATTGATGTCAATCCCAATGTAGACCTAAAAGCAACAGATCTCTCCTTGCCTGCACCCCAGATAGAAAGTTGGGATGCACCAGCTCCTGACATTAATTTACCAAGCATAGAtctcaaaaacactgatgtagATCTTCAAGCTCCAGAGGCAGATATCCGAGCTGGCCTTGGAGAAAGTCCCAGTGGTCATCTTTCAGTTGAGTCTGGAATAGAGGTACCAAAGGTCAACATAAGCACCCCTGTAGAAGATGGCAATATCTCTGTTCCTGCAGCAGACTTGGGTGTACCAAAGGCACAGGGAGATGTCAAAGGCCCTGACATAGATGTAAAAGCTCCAAATGTAGATGTTGATCTTGAGAAGTCCAAAATGCCACATTTCAAGCTTCcaaagtttgactttttgggGTCTAATACAAAAGCCCCCAAGGTTGACATCAGTAAAAATCTTGAGGTCTCACCTGATTTGATTAAAGCTTCCACTGATGGAGAATTCAGTTCACCTCATGTAAGTGCCTCTGCCCCTGAAGTAAAGACGAGCCTCAGCACACCTGAACTGGATATCACAGCTGACGCTGATGCTGAAGTTAAAGGTTCTCAGAAAAGTAAGCTGAGATGGCCGTTCAAATTGGGATTAAAGTCTGGTTCAGGTACTGATGAAGAGGGAAGTGGTGTTGACTCTGAAACAGATGTGTCCAACACAGAGGTAGAGGTTCCTGTATTCAAATTCCACAGACTGCCCCGCAACAGTTTTGATGGCATTGGGGGAATTTCTGATACTTTGGGCTTATCAAAACTTGATACAGAAGAAAAGGATTATATTGTCAGCAAAGGGATCCGCCTACCAATAGTGAATGCAACATCAAAAATGGGagaaaatattaacataatgGAGAGATTAAAAATGGCTAAAGATAAAGCAACATCAGCTAACGTCTCACCAACTGAAGCGAAGACTGATATTGATTTGAAGCTTGATGCCCCAGAAAAGCCAGAGTCTGGACTGGGTCTGGTAGCCCATGGAATTTCATCAtcagatgaaaatgacaaattgtCACTGGGCCTGTCCAATATGCTAGGCCTCAGTATCAAGGATTCAGATACTGACTGA